The stretch of DNA TTGAAAGGGGATGAATAGGGTGGATATTATTGTTTCAGCTTTGCCTATGTTATTAAAGGGGCTTCAAGTGACACTTTATATCTTTTTGATTGCTATACTGCTTGGATTTTTAATAGGTTTAGTGATTGCCTTGCTGCGACTTGCACCTCTTAAGATTTTAAACTGGATCGCAAAGGCTTATGTAGACGCAATTCGAGGAACACCATTTATTGTGCAATTGTTCTTTATCTATTTTGGTATAAATTCACTCCAGGTCATTTCCTTAAACAGTACGACAGCCGGAATTATTACGGTTGCGATCAATGCAGGGGCCTATTTTGCTGAAATTATAAGAGCGGGTATTCAATCTATTGATAAGGGGCAAACGGAAGCGGCAAGATCGATTGGTTTTACTAGTGCACAAACGATGCGCTATATCGTACTTCCACAGGCTTTTAGAAGAATGCTCCCAACCATTACGAACCAATCGATCATTAGCTTAAAAGATACTTCGCTTTTATCGGTTATTGGTATAGCCGATTTAACTCAGCAAGGACAGATTCAAGCTTCAGCAACATTCGAAGCTTTTAAGATTTGGCTGGCTGTAGGTATTATTTACTTTATCATCATTTATTTGTTAACACTTCTTGCTAATTTCGTAGAAAGGAGGTTTCAACTTCGATGAGCATGATCACGGTAAAAAACTTGAGAAAATCATTTGGCAACCTAGAGGTTTTAAAAGATATTAATGCAGAAGTGAAAGAAAAAGAGGTCGTTTGTGTAATTGGCCCTTCCGGTTCCGGAAAGAGTACATTCCTACGGTGTCTAAATCGGTTGGAAGAAATTTCGGGTGGTCAGGTAGTCATAAATGGACATGATATAACGGACAAAAAGATCAATCTTAACAAAGTAAGACAAGAGGTTGGAATGGTATTTCAACAATTTAATCTATTTCCTCATAAAACCGTTTTAGAAAACATCACTTTGGGACCTATTAAGATTCATTCTACTGAGAAAACAGAAGCGGAAAAACTAGCGCTTGATTTACTAGATAAAGTAGGACTTAGAGAAAAAGCAAATAGTTATCCGGGAGAACTGTCCGGTGGACAAAAGCAACGAGTTGCGATTGCAAGGGCTCTAGCCATGAATCCCAAGATTATGCTTTTTGACGAACCGACTTCTGCGCTTGATCCTGAAATGGTCGGTGATGTTTTAGAAGTCATGAAACAGCTTGCGGTAGAGGGGATGACAATGGTCGTTGTTACCCATGAAATGGGCTTTGCGAGGGAAGTTGGTGACCGTGTTATTTTCATGGACGGCGGTTATATTGTGGAAGAAAATGAACCGAATGCGTTATTCGGCAACCCTCAGCATGAACGGACCAAGGCATTCTTAAGTAAGGTGCTTTAGGTTCCTGACATTCGTAGGGTGCCTGGGCACCAGATGTAGTTATAAAAAGGATTGGGTTTCTCGCTCCTCACGGTGCAAGTGGCCCAATCCTTTTTTATCGTATACTAATCGGGGGATTTACTCATGAAGGCTATCCTCTTTTTAGAACGAGGAATTTTTTCTGTGGTACCACGTGGAGGTGCAACTCATTTTTATCGCACCAAATTATGTCGTTGATATTTGATACAATATACCTATCGGTAAAATAAAATCAAATGGGAGTGTT from Neobacillus sp. CF12 encodes:
- a CDS encoding amino acid ABC transporter ATP-binding protein, with the protein product MSMITVKNLRKSFGNLEVLKDINAEVKEKEVVCVIGPSGSGKSTFLRCLNRLEEISGGQVVINGHDITDKKINLNKVRQEVGMVFQQFNLFPHKTVLENITLGPIKIHSTEKTEAEKLALDLLDKVGLREKANSYPGELSGGQKQRVAIARALAMNPKIMLFDEPTSALDPEMVGDVLEVMKQLAVEGMTMVVVTHEMGFAREVGDRVIFMDGGYIVEENEPNALFGNPQHERTKAFLSKVL
- a CDS encoding amino acid ABC transporter permease, which produces MDIIVSALPMLLKGLQVTLYIFLIAILLGFLIGLVIALLRLAPLKILNWIAKAYVDAIRGTPFIVQLFFIYFGINSLQVISLNSTTAGIITVAINAGAYFAEIIRAGIQSIDKGQTEAARSIGFTSAQTMRYIVLPQAFRRMLPTITNQSIISLKDTSLLSVIGIADLTQQGQIQASATFEAFKIWLAVGIIYFIIIYLLTLLANFVERRFQLR